A window of Candidatus Hydrogenedentota bacterium contains these coding sequences:
- a CDS encoding aldose 1-epimerase family protein, translating into MNLFGKKYTARELRRRVGNMDQIAGVRTVQLDDGNERPSRAAVFHTGTGLEFTVALDRCLDISAASHNGRAMGWRSVCGDTAPQYFEAEGLRWLRSYFGGLLTTCGLTNVGAPAAGSELSGNGLHGRIGNAPARNIKVVQEWQDDDYVLCVQGTMREAVVFGENLTLTRSVFTMLGENRFWVRDVLVNEGFRKTPYMLLYHCNLGWPAVDAGSRLIAPSRRVAPLNEHARAGLEQHNVMDAPTPGCAEKCYYHDMAPDKDGEVTAAIVNGSGFGAYVKYSPEELPRFVQWKMMGEQDYVCGLEPCTCGVEGRHVDEKHGLMNWLKPGESREFNLEFGVLDSPADIKKVEAAASKVKTKYADSYLDFVKKPARG; encoded by the coding sequence ATGAATCTTTTCGGCAAGAAGTACACGGCGCGGGAACTGCGCCGCCGCGTGGGGAACATGGACCAGATTGCGGGGGTGCGCACGGTCCAACTGGACGACGGGAACGAGCGCCCGTCGCGGGCGGCGGTTTTTCACACCGGAACGGGGCTGGAGTTCACCGTGGCGCTGGACCGGTGCCTGGACATCTCGGCGGCAAGCCACAACGGCCGGGCCATGGGCTGGCGTTCCGTGTGCGGCGACACGGCCCCGCAGTATTTCGAGGCGGAGGGTCTGCGCTGGCTGCGGAGCTATTTCGGCGGCCTGCTGACCACCTGCGGCCTGACGAACGTGGGCGCGCCCGCCGCGGGCAGCGAGCTGTCGGGCAACGGGCTGCACGGACGCATCGGCAACGCCCCGGCACGGAACATCAAGGTGGTGCAGGAGTGGCAGGACGACGATTATGTTCTTTGCGTGCAGGGGACGATGCGCGAGGCGGTGGTTTTCGGCGAAAACCTGACCCTGACGCGCAGTGTGTTCACGATGCTGGGCGAGAACCGTTTCTGGGTGCGGGACGTGCTGGTGAACGAGGGCTTCCGGAAGACCCCGTACATGCTGCTGTACCACTGCAACCTGGGCTGGCCCGCCGTGGACGCGGGCTCGCGCCTGATCGCCCCGAGCCGCCGGGTGGCGCCGCTGAATGAGCACGCGCGGGCGGGCCTGGAACAGCACAATGTCATGGACGCGCCGACTCCCGGCTGCGCGGAGAAGTGCTATTACCACGACATGGCGCCGGACAAGGACGGCGAGGTGACGGCGGCGATTGTGAACGGGTCGGGCTTCGGCGCGTATGTGAAGTACAGCCCGGAGGAACTGCCGCGCTTTGTCCAGTGGAAGATGATGGGCGAACAGGACTACGTCTGCGGTCTCGAGCCCTGCACCTGCGGGGTCGAGGGGCGGCATGTGGACGAGAAGCACGGCCTGATGAACTGGCTCAAGCCGGGCGAGTCCCGCGAGTTCAACCTCGAATTCGGCGTATTGGACAGCCCTGCGGACATCAAGAAGGTTGAGGCCGCCGCGTCCAAAGTGAAGACCAAGTACGCGGACAGCTACCTGGACTTCGTGAAGAAGCCCGCGCGCGGGTAG